From one Musa acuminata AAA Group cultivar baxijiao chromosome BXJ2-6, Cavendish_Baxijiao_AAA, whole genome shotgun sequence genomic stretch:
- the LOC103988728 gene encoding phospholipase A I isoform X4 yields MQSWGLGWKRPSEIFHLSLDYGEPGANADDDDDFPSSSSSPPPPPLPPPPPPPPPPQPPSPRRPSSGELGFRIDLDWTAGDDEEQIALRLQSQLMVALPPPQDAVVLDLRGDEERGCVEVEMKVLKRREPLRSVRMSKAAGSGQQTDGLGVLTRLIRSNLAPSGPANGVQGLADHWKNVTVLSLCGCGLSVFPVELTKLPLLEKLYLDNNKLLLLPPELGELRSMKVLRVDNNMLSSVPVELRQCVMLVELSLEHNKLVRPLLDFRAMAELRVLRLFGNPLEFLPEILPLHNLRHLSLANIRIEATENLKSVNVHIETENSSYFIASRHKLSAFFSLIFRFSSCHHPLLASALAKIMQDHSNRVAISKEENAIRQLISMISSDDRHVVEQACFALSSLAADVSLAMQLIKSDIMQPIESLLRSVDQEELISVLQVLVTLAFASDSVAQKMLTKDVLKSLKSLCANKNTEVQCLSILAVGNLAFCSENRRTLSHSESLRELLLRLTVMPVPRVNKAAARALAILGENENLRRAIRGKPVGKQGLRILSMDGGGMKGLATVQMLKQIEQGTGKRIHEMFDLICGTSTGGMLAVALGIKQMTLDQCEDIYKELGKLVFAEPTPKDNEAATWREKLDQLFKSSSQSFRVVVHGSKHSADQFERLLKEMCADEDGDLLIESAVKGIPKVFVVSTLVSVTPAQPFLFRNYQYPAGTPESPLGMAESPAVTAIGTAIPSAQIASRRGASIGSCKHRIWEAIRASSAAPYYLDDFSDDVNRWQDGAIVANNPTIFAIREAQLLWPDTRIDCLISIGCGSVPTKVRKGGWRYLDTGQVLIESACSVDRVEEALDTLLPMIPEVQYFRFNPVDERCDMELDETDPAIWLKLEAATEEYVQKNCELFKNVCERLVPRNEHEERLSEKLNSQQFSKSKSFNSGLDETSPSLGWRRMVLLVESSHSPDIGNTDHHARTLEKFCASNGIRLSLTNCTSGFSKPATRFPTPFTSPLFTGSFPSSPLLYSPECGPQRINRIDLVPPLSLDGHPTGKPSPPTSPLVSRQASLHVRSLHDKLQDLPQVGIIHLALQNDSTGSILRTWRACR; encoded by the exons ATGCAGTCCTGGGGGTTGGGGTGGAAGCGCCCCTCCGAGATCTTCCACCTCTCCCTTGACTACGGCGAGCCCGGTGCCAatgccgacgacgacgacgacttcccctcctcctcctcctctcctccccctcctccccttccacccccgccgccgccgccgccgccacctcagCCGCCATCGCCCCGGCGCCCTTCCTCCGGGGAGCTGGGGTTCCGGATTGACCTTGACTGGACCGCTGGCGACGACGAGGAGCAGATCGCTCTCCGCCTCCAGTCCCAGCTTATGGTCGCGCTTCCCCCGCCGCAGGACGCCGTGGTGCTGGATCTGCGTGGGGACGAGGAGCGCGGCTGCGTCGAGGTGGAGATGAAGGTACTCAAGCGGCGGGAGCCGTTGAGATCGGTGCGGATGTCCAAGGCGGCTGGGTCCGGACAGCAGACCGACGGGCTCGGGGTCTTGACGCGGTTGATCCGGTCCAATTTAGCACCGTCCGGGCCGGCGAATGGCGTCCAGGGGTTGGCCGATCACTGGAAGAATGTGACGGTGTTGAGCCTGTGCGGCTGTGGCTTGTCT gtttttccagtGGAACTAACAAAGCTACCACTTCTGGAGAAGCTATATCTTGACAACAATAAGTTATTACTTTTGCCACCAGAGCTTGGTGAATTGAGAAGCATGAAGGTGCTAAGAGTCGAcaacaatatgcttagttctgttCCTG ttgAGTTGCGGCAATGTGTTATGCTGGTTGAACTGTCATTGGAACATAATAAACTTGTCAGACCACTTCTGGATTTCAG GGCTATGGCTGAACTTCGTGTTCTAAGACTGTTCGGTAATCCTCTCGAGTTTCTTCCAGAAATTTTACCATTGCACAATCTTCGACATTTGTCACTTGCTAATATTAGAATTGAGGCCACTGAAAATCTGAAATCAGTGAATGTGCACATAGAG ACAGAAAACAGCTCCTATTTTATTGCATCAAGGCACAAGCTCAGTGCCTTTTTCTCTCTTATTTTCCGGTTCTCTTCATGTCATCATCCACTGTTGGCATCTGCATTAGCCAAAATCATGCAAGATCATAGCAATCGTGTGGCTATTAGTAAAGAAGAGAATGCTATACGACAGCTGATAAGTATGATAAGCAGTGATGACCGTCATGTG GTTGAACAAGCATGCTTTGCTCTCTCATCATTGGCAGCAGATGTTTCTTTGGCAATGCAGTTGATTAAGTCTGACATTATGCAACCCATCGAATCACTTTTGAGGTCAGTGGATCAAGAAGAACTGATCTCTGTATTGCAAGTTCTGGTCACATTAGCATTTGCATCTGATAGCGTTGCTCAAAAGATGCTGACCAAGGATGTCCTCAAGTCTCTTAAATCACTTTGTGCAAATAAAAACACAGAG GTGCAGTGTCTGTCAATACTGGCTGTTGGCAATTTAGCTTTCTGTTCAGAAAATCGTCGCACTCTATCTCATTCTGAAAGCCTGCGGGAACTTCTATTGCGCCTCACAGTTATGCCTGTGCCACGTGTAAACAAGGCTGCAGCACGTGCTTTGGCAATTCTTG GTGAAAATGAGAACCTGCGTCGAGCAATAAGAGGAAAGCCTGTTGGGAAGCAAGGATTGCGTATACTGTCAATGGATGGTGGTGGTATGAAGGGTCTAGCAACAGTTCAGATGCTTAAACAAATTGAGCAAGGAACCGGAAagcgtattcatgaaatgtttgacCTGATATGTGGTACATCAACGGGTGGTATGCTTGCAGTAGCTCTTGGAATTAAACAAATGACCTTGGATCAATGTGAAGATATATACAAAGAGCTTG GAAAACTTGTCTTTGCTGAACCTACTCCTAAGGATAATGAAGCTGCAACATGGAGGGAGAAGCTTGATCAGCTCTTCAAaagttcatcacaaagttttagaGTGGTTGTACATGGGTCAAAA CATAGTGCAGATCAATTTGAAAGACTGTTGAAAGAGATGTGTGCTGATGAAGATGGTGATCTTTTGATAGAATCTGCAGTGAAGGGCATTCCCAAAGTTTTCGTAGTGTCTACTCTAGTTAGTGTGACGCCAGCTCAACCATTTTTATTCCGGAATTATCAG TATCCAGCTGGTACCCCAGAGTCGCCATTAGGAATGGCTGAAAGTCCAGCAGTTACTGCAATTGGAACAGCTATCCCTAGTGCACAAATCGCTAGTCGGCGTGGTGCTTCTATTGGAAGCTGCAAGCATCGGATATGGGAAGCTATAAGAGCATCATCTGCTGCTCCATATTACCTCGATGATTTCTCAGATG ATGTGAATCGTTGGCAAGATGGAGCCATTGTAGCAAATAATCCAACCATATTTGCCATAAGAGAAGCACAGCTTTTATGGCCTGATACACGCATTGACTGTCTAATTTCAATAGGATGTGGTTCAGTTCCAACAAag GTACGAAAAGGTGGCTGGCGTTATTTGGATACTGGACAAGTGTTGATAGAGAGCGCATGCTCTGTAGATCGGGTGGAGGAAGCATTGGACACTCTGCTACCTATGATTCCTGAAGTGCAGTATTTTCGATTCAACCCAG TTGATGAGCGATGTGATATGGAGCTTGATGAGACTGATCCTGCTATCTGGCTTAAGTTGGAAGCTGCAACAGAGGAGTACGTTCAGAAAAATTGTGAGCTCTTCAAGAATGTCTGTGAGCGGCTAGTTCCACGAAATGAACATGAAGAAAGACTATCTGAGAAGTTGAATAGTCAACAATTTTCTAAATCAAAATCATTCAATTCAG GGCTTGATGAAACAAGCCCTTCATTAGGATGGAGGAGGATGGTTCTACTTGTAGAATCTTCACATAGTCCTGATATTGGAAATACTGATCATCATGCCCGAACACTTGAGAAGTTTTGTGCTAGTAATGGAATCAGGCTCTCCCTAACAAACTGTACTTCCGGATTCTCCAAGCCTGCAACTAGATTTCCTACACCTTTCACGTCACCATTATTTACTGGAAGCTTTCCATCAAGTCCACTTCTATATAGTCCTGAATGTGGACCTCAGAGAATTAATCGGATTGATCTAGTTCCACCTCTTAGCTTGGATGGTCATCCAACAGGGAAACCATCACCCCCAACATCTCCATTGGTCTCAAGGCAGGCTTCTTTACATGTTCGATCATTACATGATAAATTGCAGGATTTGCCTCAAGTAGGCATTATACATTTGGCTCTTCAGAATGATTCGACAGGTTCAATATTAAG AACCTGGCGAGCTTGCAGATAG
- the LOC103988728 gene encoding phospholipase A I isoform X3, whose amino-acid sequence MAELRVLRLFGNPLEFLPEILPLHNLRHLSLANIRIEATENLKSVNVHIETENSSYFIASRHKLSAFFSLIFRFSSCHHPLLASALAKIMQDHSNRVAISKEENAIRQLISMISSDDRHVVEQACFALSSLAADVSLAMQLIKSDIMQPIESLLRSVDQEELISVLQVLVTLAFASDSVAQKMLTKDVLKSLKSLCANKNTEVQCLSILAVGNLAFCSENRRTLSHSESLRELLLRLTVMPVPRVNKAAARALAILGENENLRRAIRGKPVGKQGLRILSMDGGGMKGLATVQMLKQIEQGTGKRIHEMFDLICGTSTGGMLAVALGIKQMTLDQCEDIYKELGKLVFAEPTPKDNEAATWREKLDQLFKSSSQSFRVVVHGSKHSADQFERLLKEMCADEDGDLLIESAVKGIPKVFVVSTLVSVTPAQPFLFRNYQYPAGTPESPLGMAESPAVTAIGTAIPSAQIASRRGASIGSCKHRIWEAIRASSAAPYYLDDFSDDVNRWQDGAIVANNPTIFAIREAQLLWPDTRIDCLISIGCGSVPTKVRKGGWRYLDTGQVLIESACSVDRVEEALDTLLPMIPEVQYFRFNPVDERCDMELDETDPAIWLKLEAATEEYVQKNCELFKNVCERLVPRNEHEERLSEKLNSQQFSKSKSFNSGLDETSPSLGWRRMVLLVESSHSPDIGNTDHHARTLEKFCASNGIRLSLTNCTSGFSKPATRFPTPFTSPLFTGSFPSSPLLYSPECGPQRINRIDLVPPLSLDGHPTGKPSPPTSPLVSRQASLHVRSLHDKLQDLPQVGIIHLALQNDSTGSILRLKSSSLLYYLTTVLTFFIIMSSFCKLSVSWQNDVFVVAEPGELADRFLQSVKLSLSPLMRGRQRKEAYSLAKVSSVADLVTKWRCFQVGGILHRYIGRQTQVMEDNQEIGAFMFRRTVPAVHLTSEDVRWMVGAWRDRIIICTGKYGLAPSLVKAFLDSGAKAVVSSSLEPPDVQSIQFNVLGDYNGFENGRFEIGDEEAEDDYVLEPASPASDWEDSDAEKGGEPVVIWNGDDEDLSEFVCLLYDLLFHEVSRVDVALQHALRSHPKLRYSCHLPNIH is encoded by the exons ATGGCTGAACTTCGTGTTCTAAGACTGTTCGGTAATCCTCTCGAGTTTCTTCCAGAAATTTTACCATTGCACAATCTTCGACATTTGTCACTTGCTAATATTAGAATTGAGGCCACTGAAAATCTGAAATCAGTGAATGTGCACATAGAG ACAGAAAACAGCTCCTATTTTATTGCATCAAGGCACAAGCTCAGTGCCTTTTTCTCTCTTATTTTCCGGTTCTCTTCATGTCATCATCCACTGTTGGCATCTGCATTAGCCAAAATCATGCAAGATCATAGCAATCGTGTGGCTATTAGTAAAGAAGAGAATGCTATACGACAGCTGATAAGTATGATAAGCAGTGATGACCGTCATGTG GTTGAACAAGCATGCTTTGCTCTCTCATCATTGGCAGCAGATGTTTCTTTGGCAATGCAGTTGATTAAGTCTGACATTATGCAACCCATCGAATCACTTTTGAGGTCAGTGGATCAAGAAGAACTGATCTCTGTATTGCAAGTTCTGGTCACATTAGCATTTGCATCTGATAGCGTTGCTCAAAAGATGCTGACCAAGGATGTCCTCAAGTCTCTTAAATCACTTTGTGCAAATAAAAACACAGAG GTGCAGTGTCTGTCAATACTGGCTGTTGGCAATTTAGCTTTCTGTTCAGAAAATCGTCGCACTCTATCTCATTCTGAAAGCCTGCGGGAACTTCTATTGCGCCTCACAGTTATGCCTGTGCCACGTGTAAACAAGGCTGCAGCACGTGCTTTGGCAATTCTTG GTGAAAATGAGAACCTGCGTCGAGCAATAAGAGGAAAGCCTGTTGGGAAGCAAGGATTGCGTATACTGTCAATGGATGGTGGTGGTATGAAGGGTCTAGCAACAGTTCAGATGCTTAAACAAATTGAGCAAGGAACCGGAAagcgtattcatgaaatgtttgacCTGATATGTGGTACATCAACGGGTGGTATGCTTGCAGTAGCTCTTGGAATTAAACAAATGACCTTGGATCAATGTGAAGATATATACAAAGAGCTTG GAAAACTTGTCTTTGCTGAACCTACTCCTAAGGATAATGAAGCTGCAACATGGAGGGAGAAGCTTGATCAGCTCTTCAAaagttcatcacaaagttttagaGTGGTTGTACATGGGTCAAAA CATAGTGCAGATCAATTTGAAAGACTGTTGAAAGAGATGTGTGCTGATGAAGATGGTGATCTTTTGATAGAATCTGCAGTGAAGGGCATTCCCAAAGTTTTCGTAGTGTCTACTCTAGTTAGTGTGACGCCAGCTCAACCATTTTTATTCCGGAATTATCAG TATCCAGCTGGTACCCCAGAGTCGCCATTAGGAATGGCTGAAAGTCCAGCAGTTACTGCAATTGGAACAGCTATCCCTAGTGCACAAATCGCTAGTCGGCGTGGTGCTTCTATTGGAAGCTGCAAGCATCGGATATGGGAAGCTATAAGAGCATCATCTGCTGCTCCATATTACCTCGATGATTTCTCAGATG ATGTGAATCGTTGGCAAGATGGAGCCATTGTAGCAAATAATCCAACCATATTTGCCATAAGAGAAGCACAGCTTTTATGGCCTGATACACGCATTGACTGTCTAATTTCAATAGGATGTGGTTCAGTTCCAACAAag GTACGAAAAGGTGGCTGGCGTTATTTGGATACTGGACAAGTGTTGATAGAGAGCGCATGCTCTGTAGATCGGGTGGAGGAAGCATTGGACACTCTGCTACCTATGATTCCTGAAGTGCAGTATTTTCGATTCAACCCAG TTGATGAGCGATGTGATATGGAGCTTGATGAGACTGATCCTGCTATCTGGCTTAAGTTGGAAGCTGCAACAGAGGAGTACGTTCAGAAAAATTGTGAGCTCTTCAAGAATGTCTGTGAGCGGCTAGTTCCACGAAATGAACATGAAGAAAGACTATCTGAGAAGTTGAATAGTCAACAATTTTCTAAATCAAAATCATTCAATTCAG GGCTTGATGAAACAAGCCCTTCATTAGGATGGAGGAGGATGGTTCTACTTGTAGAATCTTCACATAGTCCTGATATTGGAAATACTGATCATCATGCCCGAACACTTGAGAAGTTTTGTGCTAGTAATGGAATCAGGCTCTCCCTAACAAACTGTACTTCCGGATTCTCCAAGCCTGCAACTAGATTTCCTACACCTTTCACGTCACCATTATTTACTGGAAGCTTTCCATCAAGTCCACTTCTATATAGTCCTGAATGTGGACCTCAGAGAATTAATCGGATTGATCTAGTTCCACCTCTTAGCTTGGATGGTCATCCAACAGGGAAACCATCACCCCCAACATCTCCATTGGTCTCAAGGCAGGCTTCTTTACATGTTCGATCATTACATGATAAATTGCAGGATTTGCCTCAAGTAGGCATTATACATTTGGCTCTTCAGAATGATTCGACAGGTTCAATATTAAGGTTAAAATCTTCCTCCTTGCTATATTATTTAACTACAGTTTTGACCTTTTTCATTATTATGTCCTCATTCTGTAAACTTTCTGTCAGTTGGCAGAATGATGTATTTGTGGTTGCAGAACCTGGCGAGCTTGCAGATAGATTTCTTCAGAGTGTTAAACTGAGCCTGTCTCCATTGATGCGTGGAAGACAGAGAAAGGAAGCTTATTCCTTAGCTAAAGTTTCATCTGTAGCTGATCTGGTTACAAAATGGCGATGCTTTCAAGTTGGAGGTATCCTCCACCGTTATATAGGACGCCAAACACAA GTAATGGAAGATAACCAAGAAATTGGTGCATTTATGTTTCGGAGAACGGTTCCTGCTGTTCACTTGACATCCGAAGATGTTCGTTGGATG GTTGGAGCATGGAGAGATAGAATTATAATATGCACTGGAAAGTATGGGCTGGCTCCAAGCCTGGTGAAGGCTTTCCTAGATTCAGGCgccaaagctgttgtctcatcgTCACTCGAACCTCCTGACGTGCAGTCCATACAGTTCAATGTGCTGGGCGATTACAATGGTTTTGAGAATGGAAGGTTTGAGATTGGAGATGAAGAGGCCGAGGATGACTACGTACTGGAACCAGCAAGTCCAGCAAGTGACTGGGAAGATAGTGATGCAGAGAAAGGTGGTGAGCCTGTGGTCATCTGGAATGGTGACGATGAAGATCTATCTGAGTTTGTATGCCTTTTATATGACTTGTTGTTCCACGAGGTATCAAGAGTAGATGTTGCTCTACAACATGCACTCCGCTCCCATCCGAAGTTGAGATACAGTTGCCATTTACCAAATATACACTAG